One window of Ictalurus punctatus breed USDA103 chromosome 22, Coco_2.0, whole genome shotgun sequence genomic DNA carries:
- the LOC128628944 gene encoding uncharacterized protein C2orf81 homolog has product MSRNTSKNQAEKVTSAKPPPPTQAEDVEDSVDLGCLTKSEFLTMIAHEEGEEIVSDILDELMTHVMEKCYEVYLKKQIVPFTAAWAKNTILQMVKWQYLMRDEGDDVDTTSLLQEDTAPTPSIPDSWAEGCVPVIKISNHLQRVKTDAQEANIKDPQKIQEAQSINKTECPTWKPRRNGRTMKVIPASHAKMELERKPHPPETRSSNKLKPPETQNILRY; this is encoded by the exons ATGTCACGGAACACCTCAAAAAATCAAGCTGAAAAGGTCACATCAGCCAAGCCTCCACCTCCAACTCAAGCCGAGGACGTGGAGGACAGTGTGGACCTGGGATGTCTTACCAAGTCTGAGTTTCTGACTATGATAGCTCACGAAGAAGGAGAGGAAATTGTGTCAGATATTCTGGATGAACTCATGACCCATGTGATGGAGAAGTGTTATGAAGTGTATCTTAAGAAACAG ATAGTGCCATTCACTGCTGCCTGGGCAAAGAATACCATACTCCAGATGGTAAAGTGGCAGTACCTTATGCGTGATGAAGGCGATGATGTAGACACAACCTCTCTCCTGCAGGAAGACACAGCACCTACACCTTCAATTCCAGATTCCTGGGCTGAAGGCTGTGTGCCGGTTATTAAAATCTCAAATCATTTACAG AGGGTTAAGACTGATGCACAGGAAGctaacattaaagatccacaaAAAATACAGGAAGCCCagtcaataaacaaaacagaatgTCCCACATGGAAACCGAGACGAAATGGCAGGACCATGAAAGTAATCCCTGCATCTCATGCAAAGATGGAACTGGAAAGAAAACCACATCCACCTGAGACACGTTCATCAAACAAACTGAAACCTCCAGAAACACAGAATATATTGCGGTATTAG
- the si:dkey-245n4.2 gene encoding uncharacterized protein si:dkey-245n4.2 codes for MDGHWISICAFTLTTIFLQDLAALNLRNELLGKCVQVQDGEANEKVTLEECKPGSLFQEWQWNPETRFLMNPHTGKCLTALKIQDQGTVGPLACRAEDDETQAWSCSKKGHLTLYGKGFHLSVRYDSSDIFLSTERGKNAKWKTLNKRMPCEEPPNEPEKIEPKIIAKIHLWQPQVNVDLDAPKPTQSNSSTDDGESGAFGNPLTIEHGMEWKVTMLVLSSLALIIGTVILFLNIYQNRRKKTVVVLKSYTSIGETSLPGSPVSSERSPLTKHPMKPPRSPSIQRGEILVEWKDGTVTPLFDTYQTS; via the exons ATGGACGGACACTGGATCAGTATCTGCGCCTTCACGCTCACCACAATTTTCCTTCAAg ACTTAGCAGCTCTGAACCTGAGGAACGAGCTGTTGGGAAAGTGTGTGCAGGTGCAGGATGGAGAAGCCAATGAAAAGGTGACTTTGGAGGAGTGTAAACCAGGCTCACTCTTTCAGGAATGGCAGTGGAACCCTGAGACACGCTTCTTGATGAACCCACACACAGGAAAATGCTTGACAGCTCTCAAAATCCAAGATCAGGGAACTGTGGGCCCCTTAGCATGCAGAGCTGAAGATGATGAGACTCAGGCTTGGAGTTGCTCAAAAAAAGGCCACCTCACATTGTACGGCAAGGGCTTCCATTTGAGTGTGCGCTATGACTCGTCCGATATTTTTCTTTCCACCGAGCGAGGGAAGAATGCCAAGTGGAAAACACTGAATAAGCGAATGCCATGTGAGGAGCCACCGAATGAGCCTGAGAAGATAGAACCAAAAATTATTGCTAAAATTCACCTGTGGCAGC CTCAAGTAAATGTGGACCTTGATGCACCGAAACCCACTCAGTCAAACAGCAGCACTGATGATGGGGAATCTGGTGCATTTGGGAACCCTCTCACCATAGAGCATG GAATGGAATGGAAGGTGACCATGCTGGTACTGAGCTCTCTTGCCCTCATTATTGGGACGGTCATCCTTTTCCTGAACATCTATCAAAATAG GCGAAAGAAGACTGTTGTGGTTCTTAAGTCATACACATCTATTGGCGAAACCAGTCTACCTGGCTCCCCAGTTTCCAGCGAAAGATCTCCTCTGACCAAACATCCCATGAAACCTCCCCGGTCTCCGTCCATTCAGCGCGGGGAGATCCTGGTTGAATGGAAGGATGGCACTGTTACGCCACTATTCGACACCTACCAAACCTCCTAA
- the LOC108255874 gene encoding uncharacterized protein C2orf81 homolog: MSRNTSKNQAEKVTSAKPPPPTQAEDVEDSVDLGCLTKSEFLTMIAHEEGEEIVSDILDELMTNVMEKCYEVYLKKQIVPFTAAWAKNTILQMVKWQYLMRDEGDDVDTTSLLQEDTAPAPSIPDSWAEGCVPVIKISNHLQRVKTDAQEANIKDPQKILEAQSINKTESPPGKPRRNSRTLKVIPASHAKMELERKPHPPETRSSNKLKPPETQNILRY, from the exons ATGTCACGCAACACCTCAAAAAATCAAGCTGAAAAGGTCACATCAGCCAAGCCTCCACCTCCAACTCAAGCCGAGGACGTGGAGGACAGTGTGGACCTGGGATGTCTTACCAAGTCTGAGTTTCTGACTATGATAGCTCACGAAGAAGGAGAGGAAATTGTGTCAGATATTCTGGATGAACTCATGACCAATGTGATGGAGAAGTGTTATGAAGTGTATCTTAAGAAACAG ATAGTGCCATTCACTGCTGCCTGGGCAAAGAATACCATACTCCAGATGGTAAAGTGGCAGTACCTTATGCGTGATGAAGGCGATGATGTAGACACAACCTCTCTCCTGCAGGAAGACACAGCACCTGCACCTTCAATTCCAGATTCCTGGGCTGAAGGCTGTGTGCCGGTTATTAAAATCTCAAATCATTTACAG AGGGTTAAGACTGATGCACAGGAAGctaacattaaagatccacaaAAAATACTGGAAGCCCagtcaataaacaaaacagaatcTCCCCCAGGGAAACCGAGACGAAACAGCAGGACTCTGAAAGTAATCCCTGCATCTCATGCAAAGATGGAACTGGAAAGAAAACCACATCCACCTGAGACACGTTCATCAAACAAACTGAAACCTCCAGAAACACAGAATATATTGCGGTATTAG